Proteins from a genomic interval of Harpia harpyja isolate bHarHar1 chromosome 9, bHarHar1 primary haplotype, whole genome shotgun sequence:
- the TSSK2 gene encoding testis-specific serine/threonine-protein kinase 2: MDDAVVLGKKGYSLSNTLGEGSYGKVKSAYCNWLKCNVAVKIIDKRKTPRDFLERFLPREIEALRHLHHPSIIKTYEIFETSAGKVYIVMELGAKGDLLDYIKITGAMEEDIARIKFQQLASAIKYCHDSDFAHRDLKCENILLDEDLNIKLSDFGFSKPLSRDENGRTILSKTFCGSAAYAAPEVLQGIPCDPRISDIWSLGVILYTMVYALMPFDDSNVRKMICVQKQHRIPFPNSKYLTAECKDLIYHLLQPSVSQRLHIDEVLKHSWLQTPKSTIPSPPPAAEEGECSQNLHEGKPEHKQQAKSHSAEGEGEEKEARSS; this comes from the coding sequence ATGGATGATGCTGTGGTGCTTGGAAAGAAAGGCTATAGCCTGAGCAACACGCTAGGAGAAGGCTCTTACGGCAAAGTGAAATCTGCCTACTGCAACTGGCTGAAATGCAACGTGGCCGTCAAGATAATCGACAAGAGGAAAACTCCTCGGGACTTCCTGGAAAGATTTCTCCCCAGGGAAATAGAGGCTTTGAGACATTTGCACCATCCCTCAATCATCAAAACCTATGAGATTTTTGAGACATCAGCTGGGAAAGTGTACATTGTGATGGAGCTGGGGGCAAAGGGAGACCTCCTGGACTACATCAAGATCACAGGAGCTATGGAAGAGGACATCGCTCGCATCAAGTTTCAGCAGTTGGCTTCTGCCATCAAGTATTGCCACGACTCAGACTTCGCTCACAGGGACCTGAAATGTGAGAACATCCTTCTCGATGAAGACCTCAACATCAAGCTGTCAGACTTTGGCTTTTCCAAACCCTTGTCTCGGGATGAAAACGGAAGAACTATTCTCAGCAAAACGTTCTGTGGGTCTGCTGCGTACGCAGCCCCTGAAGTGCTACAGGGCATTCCTTGTGACCCCAGGATTTCTGACATATGGAGCCTGGGTGTCATCTTGTATACAATGGTCTACGCTTTAATGCCATTTGATGATTCCAATGTCAGGAAAATGATCTGCGTTCAGAAACAACACAGGATTCCCTTCCCCAACTCAAAATACCTGACTGCAGAGTGCAAGGACCTCATTTACCACTTGCTCCAGCCTAGCGTGTCTCAGAGGTTGCACATAGATGAAGTTTTGAAACACTCATGGTTGCAGACTCCAAAATCCACAATCCCTTCCCCTCCGCCAGCTGCAGAAGAGGGTGAGTGTTCCCAAAACCTGCATGAAGGAAAGCCTGAGCACAAGCAGCAAGCCAAATCCCATTctgcagaaggggaaggagaggagaaggaagcgAGATCCTCTTAA